The following coding sequences are from one Capsicum annuum cultivar UCD-10X-F1 chromosome 3, UCD10Xv1.1, whole genome shotgun sequence window:
- the LOC107864054 gene encoding sucrose synthase 2 isoform X2 translates to MFRNKDSLDPLLDFLRGHNHKGNVLMLNDRIQRISRLESALNKADDYLSKLPSDTSYHEFEYALQEMGFEKGWGDTAKRVLESMHLLSDILQAPDPSTLEAFLGRLPMVFNVVILSPHGYFGQANVLGLPDTGGQVVYILDQVRALEAEMLLRIKRQGLNFKPRILVVTRLIPDAKGTTCNQRLERISGTEYSHILRVPFRTENGILHKWISRFDVWPYLETFTQDVAGEISAELQGKPDLIIGNYSDGNLVASLLAHKMGITQCTIAHALEKTKYPDSDIYWKKFEEKYHFSCQFTADLLAMNHSDFIITSTYQEIAGTKNTVGQYESHTACTLPGLYRVVHGIDVFDPKFNIVSPGADMTIYFPYSDTEKRLTSLHGSIEELLFDPEQNEVHIGTLDDQSKPLIFSMARLDRVKNITGLVECYAKNTTLRELANLVVVAGYNDVKKSSDREEIAEIEKMHALMKEHNLNGQFRWISSQTNRARNGELYRYIADKRGIFVQPAFYEAFGLTVVEAMNCGLPTFATCHGGPMEIIEDGVSGFHVDPYHPNKAAELMVEFFQRCKQDPTYWEKISSSGLQRILERYTWKIYSERLMTLAGVYGFWKLVSKLERRETRRYLEMFYILKLRELVKSVPLAIEDSTEHMI, encoded by the exons ATGTTCCGCAACAAAGATTCTCTGGACCCGTTACTTGATTTCCTTAGAGGACACAATCATAAAGGGAAT GTTTTGATGTTGAATGATCGCATACAGCGAATCTCCAGGCTGGAGTCTGCTCTTAATAAAGCAGATGATTACCTCTCAAAGTTACCATCAGATACATCCTATCATGAGTTTGAATATGC ATTGCAAGAAATGGGCTTTGAGAAAGGTTGGGGTGATACTGCAAAACGTGTTTTGGAGTCCATGCATCTGCTTTCTGACATTCTTCAGGCTCCTGATCCCTCAACCTTGGAGGCCTTTCTTGGTAGATTACCAATGGTGTTCAATGTTGTCATATTATCTCCTCATGGATACTTTGGCCAAGCAAATGTCTTGGGTTTACCGGACACTGGTGGACAG GTTGTCTATATACTGGATCAAGTGCGTGCCTTGGAGGCTGAAATGCTTCTTAGAATAAAGCGACAAGGACTTAACTTCAAGCCTAGAATCCTTGTT GTCACCCGACTGATACCTGATGCTAAAGGAACCACGTGCAACCAGAGGTTGGAGAGAATTAGTGGAACTGAATACTCGCATATTTTACGTGTCCCTTTTAGGACAGAGAATGGAATCCTTCATAAATGGATATCTAGGTTTGATGTATGGCCTTACCTTGAAACGTTTACTCAG GACGTGGCAGGTGAAATCTCTGCTGAGCTCCAGGGAAAACCCGATCTGATTATTGGCAACTACAGTGATGGAAATTTGGTCGCCTCACTGTTAGCACATAAAATGGGCATCACGCAG TGTACCATTGCTCATGCTTTGGAGAAAACAAAGTATCCTGATTCTGACATCTATTGGAAAAAGTTTGAGGAGAAGTATCATTTTTCATGTCAGTTTACTGCTGATCTACTGGCAATGAACCATTCAGATTTCATAATCACCAGTACCTATCAAGAGATTGCTGGAAC GAAGAATACTGTTGGTCAGTACGAGAGTCATACTGCTTGCACTCTCCCAGGCCTATATCGGGTTGTCCATGGCATTGATGTTTTCGATCCCAAATTCAATATAGTGTCTCCAGGAGCCGATATGACAATTTACTTCCCATATTCTGACACAGAAAAGAGACTAACATCTTTGCATGGCTCGATTGAGGAGTTGTTATTTGATCCTGAGCAGAATGAAGTGCATAT AGGTACCCTGGATGATCAATCAAAACCCTTAATTTTTTCAATGGCAAGGCTTGATCGGGTTAAGAACATTACGGGACTAGTTGAGTGCTATGCTAAAAATACTACACTCAGGGAATTGGCGAACCTTGTTGTAGTAGCTGGATACAACGATGTAAAGAAATCAAGTGATAGAGAAGAAATAGCTGAAATTGAGAAGATGCATGCTCTTATGAAGGAACATAACTTGAATGGCCAATTCAGATGGATATCATCCCAAACAAACAGGGCACGTAATGGTGAGCTCTATCGCTATATAGCTGACAAGCGAGGTATATTTGTTCAG CCTGCGTTTTATGAAGCGTTTGGACTCACTGTGGTTGAAGCTATGAATTGTGGTCTTCCAACATTTGCAACTTGCCATGGTGGTCCTATGGAGATCATTGAAGACGGTGTATCGGGGTTCCATGTAGATCCTTATCATCCCAATAAAGCTGCTGAGCTCATGGTGGAATTCTTCCAACGCTGCAAACAAGATCCTACTTACTGGGAAAAAATATCTTCATCTGGTCTCCAAAGGATTCTTGAGAG gTATACATGGAAGATTTACTCCGAAAGGCTGATGACTTTGGCTGGTGTATATGGTTTCTGGAAGCTTGTTTCAAAACTTGAGAGGCGTGAAACTAGACGATACCTCGAGATGTTCTACATTCTCAAACTCCGCGAGTTG
- the LOC107864054 gene encoding sucrose synthase 2 isoform X1, whose product MSNPKFTRVPSMRERVEDTLSAHRNQLVALLSRYVAQGKGILQPHHLIDEFNNAVCDDTACVKLQEGPFCEILKATQEAIVLPPFVALAVRPRPGVWEYVRVNVYDLSVEQLTIPEYLCFKEELVDGQSNDPFVLELDFEPFNASVPRPSRSSSIGNGVQFLNRHLSSIMFRNKDSLDPLLDFLRGHNHKGNVLMLNDRIQRISRLESALNKADDYLSKLPSDTSYHEFEYALQEMGFEKGWGDTAKRVLESMHLLSDILQAPDPSTLEAFLGRLPMVFNVVILSPHGYFGQANVLGLPDTGGQVVYILDQVRALEAEMLLRIKRQGLNFKPRILVVTRLIPDAKGTTCNQRLERISGTEYSHILRVPFRTENGILHKWISRFDVWPYLETFTQDVAGEISAELQGKPDLIIGNYSDGNLVASLLAHKMGITQCTIAHALEKTKYPDSDIYWKKFEEKYHFSCQFTADLLAMNHSDFIITSTYQEIAGTKNTVGQYESHTACTLPGLYRVVHGIDVFDPKFNIVSPGADMTIYFPYSDTEKRLTSLHGSIEELLFDPEQNEVHIGTLDDQSKPLIFSMARLDRVKNITGLVECYAKNTTLRELANLVVVAGYNDVKKSSDREEIAEIEKMHALMKEHNLNGQFRWISSQTNRARNGELYRYIADKRGIFVQPAFYEAFGLTVVEAMNCGLPTFATCHGGPMEIIEDGVSGFHVDPYHPNKAAELMVEFFQRCKQDPTYWEKISSSGLQRILERYTWKIYSERLMTLAGVYGFWKLVSKLERRETRRYLEMFYILKLRELVKSVPLAIEDSTEHMI is encoded by the exons ATGTCTAATCCCAAGTTCACAAGAGTACCTAGCATGAGGGAGAGAGTTGAGGATACTCTCTCTGCTCATCGTAATCAACTAGTGGCTCTCCTTTCTAG ATACGTAGCACAGGGGAAGGGGATATTGCAACCTCACCACTTAATTGATGAGTTCAACAATGCTGTATGTGATGATACTGCTTGTGTGAAGCTCCAAGAAGGTCCCTTTTGTGAAATCTTGAAAGCTACTCAG GAAGCCATTGTGCTCCCGCCATTTGTTGCATTAGCAGTTCGTCCAAGGCCAGGTGTTTGGGAATATGTTCGTGTTAATGTATATGATCTGAGTGTTGAGCAATTGACAATTCCTGAATATCTTTGTTTCAAGGAAGAACTTGTGGATGGACA GAGTAATGATCCCTTTGTGCTTGAGCTGGATTTTGAGCCATTTAATGCATCAGTTCCTCGTCCATCACGCTCATCATCCATTGGCAATGGAGTCCAATTCCTCAATCGTCATTTGTCCTCAATTATGTTCCGCAACAAAGATTCTCTGGACCCGTTACTTGATTTCCTTAGAGGACACAATCATAAAGGGAAT GTTTTGATGTTGAATGATCGCATACAGCGAATCTCCAGGCTGGAGTCTGCTCTTAATAAAGCAGATGATTACCTCTCAAAGTTACCATCAGATACATCCTATCATGAGTTTGAATATGC ATTGCAAGAAATGGGCTTTGAGAAAGGTTGGGGTGATACTGCAAAACGTGTTTTGGAGTCCATGCATCTGCTTTCTGACATTCTTCAGGCTCCTGATCCCTCAACCTTGGAGGCCTTTCTTGGTAGATTACCAATGGTGTTCAATGTTGTCATATTATCTCCTCATGGATACTTTGGCCAAGCAAATGTCTTGGGTTTACCGGACACTGGTGGACAG GTTGTCTATATACTGGATCAAGTGCGTGCCTTGGAGGCTGAAATGCTTCTTAGAATAAAGCGACAAGGACTTAACTTCAAGCCTAGAATCCTTGTT GTCACCCGACTGATACCTGATGCTAAAGGAACCACGTGCAACCAGAGGTTGGAGAGAATTAGTGGAACTGAATACTCGCATATTTTACGTGTCCCTTTTAGGACAGAGAATGGAATCCTTCATAAATGGATATCTAGGTTTGATGTATGGCCTTACCTTGAAACGTTTACTCAG GACGTGGCAGGTGAAATCTCTGCTGAGCTCCAGGGAAAACCCGATCTGATTATTGGCAACTACAGTGATGGAAATTTGGTCGCCTCACTGTTAGCACATAAAATGGGCATCACGCAG TGTACCATTGCTCATGCTTTGGAGAAAACAAAGTATCCTGATTCTGACATCTATTGGAAAAAGTTTGAGGAGAAGTATCATTTTTCATGTCAGTTTACTGCTGATCTACTGGCAATGAACCATTCAGATTTCATAATCACCAGTACCTATCAAGAGATTGCTGGAAC GAAGAATACTGTTGGTCAGTACGAGAGTCATACTGCTTGCACTCTCCCAGGCCTATATCGGGTTGTCCATGGCATTGATGTTTTCGATCCCAAATTCAATATAGTGTCTCCAGGAGCCGATATGACAATTTACTTCCCATATTCTGACACAGAAAAGAGACTAACATCTTTGCATGGCTCGATTGAGGAGTTGTTATTTGATCCTGAGCAGAATGAAGTGCATAT AGGTACCCTGGATGATCAATCAAAACCCTTAATTTTTTCAATGGCAAGGCTTGATCGGGTTAAGAACATTACGGGACTAGTTGAGTGCTATGCTAAAAATACTACACTCAGGGAATTGGCGAACCTTGTTGTAGTAGCTGGATACAACGATGTAAAGAAATCAAGTGATAGAGAAGAAATAGCTGAAATTGAGAAGATGCATGCTCTTATGAAGGAACATAACTTGAATGGCCAATTCAGATGGATATCATCCCAAACAAACAGGGCACGTAATGGTGAGCTCTATCGCTATATAGCTGACAAGCGAGGTATATTTGTTCAG CCTGCGTTTTATGAAGCGTTTGGACTCACTGTGGTTGAAGCTATGAATTGTGGTCTTCCAACATTTGCAACTTGCCATGGTGGTCCTATGGAGATCATTGAAGACGGTGTATCGGGGTTCCATGTAGATCCTTATCATCCCAATAAAGCTGCTGAGCTCATGGTGGAATTCTTCCAACGCTGCAAACAAGATCCTACTTACTGGGAAAAAATATCTTCATCTGGTCTCCAAAGGATTCTTGAGAG gTATACATGGAAGATTTACTCCGAAAGGCTGATGACTTTGGCTGGTGTATATGGTTTCTGGAAGCTTGTTTCAAAACTTGAGAGGCGTGAAACTAGACGATACCTCGAGATGTTCTACATTCTCAAACTCCGCGAGTTG